The Gammaproteobacteria bacterium sequence GGATTAACGCCGTGAGACCGGCCCGGCGGCTGCGGGCGGCTGTGAGTCAGGGCCACTTTGGCTTACTAACTCAAGTTTCGGAGTTCATCGTCATTACCGATGCGTCTGGAGGGAGGGGTCTTTTGCTGGACACGCCGTAAATCCATCCCTGGAGGCTCGGTTGCCGCATCCCTGCGGCAAACGGTCCTGCAAAAGACTCCTCCCTCCAGACGCTTTGCTCCGGCGAACTCCGAAACTTGAGTTAGTGAGTATGGCTCAAGGCTACTGCGAGGCCTGCTGTCTGATCTGCAAGACCTTGGGGTCGTCCGGTTGCAGACGGACGGTCTTGGTCGCGCCGCTATTGCTGGCCAGGTAGGGGGCCGCGGCGGCGGCCATCACCGGCATCACGCTACGCAGATCATTGCTTTCACTGGTGGAGCTGATCAGGGTCTTCCATAAAACGCTGTGTTGTTTTGGATCGCCGGCATGAATCCTGTAGGCCTCGAGGGCGACCGAGCTGGTGTATTCAACATAACTGCTTCTTTCCAGCACGGTGCCCACGTACTGGGTCTGTAGCGGCACATGCACAGTGCCCTGGGTGGTGGTGGTTACGCCGCCGGAGTCGGTCTTGGTTTCGGTGAAGGTGATGGTATTGCCGCCGAAGGTTTCATACAGCGGATGGGCGAAGGTGTGAATCCCCACCCGCCCGTCGGAGACCGCATAGCGGAGGAAGACCTCGATATCCGCCTGCTCGCGCGCGGCGACCTTTTGATAGCCCTTCTGCTCCAGAATCGGGATGAAGTAGGCGCTAAACTCGCGAAAAAACAGATCGTTTTCCTGACCCTCGGCGTTGCCGTTGAGCAGCACATAACGCGTGGAGGCCGCGCTGTCCGCCGGGTCTGCGATGGCGCTGACCTGCACCGACAGTCGGGTGGCGCAGCCGAATAGTGTCAGGCTGAGCCCGATGAGCACCACAGTGCGCCAGATGGATCGACTCTTCATTGTCTTGTGCCTCGTTGTGAATAAATCTATTTTAAGTGTAGATCCTGAAGTGCCACAGCCCAAGCCATCTTGCCTATCAGGTTGTTTATTAGTGTTCGCTAATATACAGAATGCTGCTATGCTCCTGTTTTATCTACTTTTGGCCCGCAGCCGGGTAGCATGCCCTGATACCTATGTCGACGAACCGGAATAATTTTATGCGTAACAATCATCCGTTTTTTATCCGCCCTGCCGCCTGCCGGATCGCATCTGCAATGGTGCTATGGCTGGGCGCGCTGGGCCTGATGAGTGCCCCGGGCAGCGTCCTGGCCGAGGAGTCACTGGCCGTTGCGGTGGCGGAACAACGCCTAGTGCCCGAGGTGTTTGTGGCCGATGCGGTGATCGAGGCGGTGCATCAGGCCACCCTGGCGGCGGAAACCACCGGTCGTATCCAGCAGATCTTTTTCGATGTGGATGATGTGGTGGAAAAGGGCGCGCTGTTGTTGCGCTTCACCGACAAGGAGCAACAGGCCGGCGTGGCCCGCGCGGAGGCGCAGTTAAAGGAGGCGCTGGCGCGCTTGCAGCAGGCCGAGGATGAACACACGCGGGTGCAGTCGGTGTACGAGAAAAAGCTGGTGGCGAAATCCGCTGTCGACAAGACCCAGGCCGACCTCAAGGCGGCGCAGCAACGCGTCAAGGCCGCCGAGGCGGACCTCAAGAGCGCCCGCGAACAGCTGGAATATACCGTAGTGCGGGCCCCGTATTCGGGCATCGTGGTGGAGCGCCATGTCAATGTAGGTGAACGGGTACAACCCGGCACGCCCTTGATGACCGGCTTCTCGCTGGCAAAGTTGCGCGCCACGGCCAGCGTGCCGCAAGGCGTGGTGGAGGCGGT is a genomic window containing:
- a CDS encoding efflux RND transporter periplasmic adaptor subunit codes for the protein MRNNHPFFIRPAACRIASAMVLWLGALGLMSAPGSVLAEESLAVAVAEQRLVPEVFVADAVIEAVHQATLAAETTGRIQQIFFDVDDVVEKGALLLRFTDKEQQAGVARAEAQLKEALARLQQAEDEHTRVQSVYEKKLVAKSAVDKTQADLKAAQQRVKAAEADLKSAREQLEYTVVRAPYSGIVVERHVNVGERVQPGTPLMTGFSLAKLRATASVPQGVVEAVRQHSRVTISLARPSENAAVDSSLNSDQLTVYPYADAATHDFTVRVELSAVPPGFYPGMFVKAQFVTGEVSRLLVPATAVVHRSEVTAVYVVDEQGRVEFRAVRIGAYLDKDTIEVLAGLVAGEQVALNPVQAGVVLKAQRRR